GAGGGCACGCTCGGACCCGACGGCGTGCTCCGAACATGGCGAGGCGCTGGAATTTTTCTGCCTGGAGGAGCTCCGGCCTGTCTGTGGAGAGTGCCGAGTCTCCGGGGCCCACCGAGGGCACAGGCTGTACCCCGTGGCTGAAGCCTTGCAGGACTGTAAGGTGGGTCCGGAACCTCCCTGTGTTCATGGTCTTCCAACCGACTGCTCCAAGGTCTCAAAGGCTGGAAAGATCACACAAGACTACCCCTTTTCTCCTCTCCACTCATTCAATTCACCAATGGGACTTCTTTAGTTATTTATAGTCTTTAGATCGAAGAGTTTCATGGAAATAAAATGGATTAGCCTTGTACTAAATCAAGGACATTGTTAGTTGTCTTTCTTGAGTTGTCCATTGGCAGAGGAAGTCTTTTAAGAAGCAGCTCCATGCTTGACACAAGTCTGCGACTCAGTCGCATGGAGATATTTATATCTTCTCAGTAAGGCTGATTATGTTACCCACAGTAATGaccagcaaggggggggggactgaaacCAGACTCTGATGAGTAACTATTTGATGGCAGGCGGAACTCAAGAATGCACTGAAGCCTCTGAAGGAAAAGCTGAGTTCCTTCAAAACGGCCAAGAGCACCTGCGAGGAATCTGAGGAGCACATGAAGGTATTTTTAGTAGTTCCTAGCAAGCATGTTAAAGCTTGGTCAAGAAGAGGTCGAGGCTGAGTTGTGGATGACTGATCTCCATGTCGTCCCTTTTTTGCAGCATCAGGCTCAGAACACGGAGAGGCAGATAAAGGAGCATTTTGAGGAACTTCACCAGTTTCTGCGAGATGAAGAGATGACTCGACTGGAGCTGCTGAAAAAAGAGGAGGAACTCAAGAGTGTGATGATCCGGGAGAAGATTGAAGATCTGACACTGGAAATTTCATCCCTGTCAGACACTGTCCGATCTATAGAACAAGAAATGGAAGCCAAAGACATCCTTTTCCTGCGGGTAAGACAGTCCTGCTGTAGTACTTGCTCATCGCCATGTTGGTCAGGTGTTCTCCACCGCTAGGTCATGCTATGGAAGTTGTACCTTGACAATCTTGACTCACAGTGGCTGGTAAAAAGACTATTCTAAACTTGACCTAACAGAAAGGGCCATAAACAAGTGCTGGAGGAGCCCATTCTGTACACAAGTTCttctgtttatatatgtatatatagtaaatgaataataaataatgtagaAAATAATGAATCATGAGTATTTCAGTAGTTCATCTTCCCTTCAAACTGGCTATTTTCCATTGGGAGGAAACCAATGACCTGACCTGAGAAATATCATATTTCATATCTCATATTTGAAACCATGTGAAAAAACCACCATGATTCGTATCTGTGGACAGGGAGATCTGGTTTGATATACCTGACCTGCTCCCACCATGAATGTTAGATAAGCAGAATAGAAAATTGTGCATGGCTAGATGAATACGACTAAAGTCCTTGTTTTTTCTTGCAGAACTACGAAAACATCATGAAGAGGTAGCTGAGTCCGGAGTTATTTGCTCATTATTGTTGCCGATTTTGATCCAAAGCCACATCAGTAGTGACGTTCCTATATCATTACAGAACCTGGGGTTCATTTCCAGAACCAGAGCTGCCTTCAGGGGCTCTATTTGATGTGGCCAGACACCTGGGCTCCTTGAAGTACAACGTGTGGGAGAAGATGATGGAGATCGTCCATTACAGTGAGTACTTCTGGAATTAAGTGAGCGTGTGTATGACATGCTATTTGTGTGACGGATCTTATGGCTTCGCCTTCCAGCCCCGGTGGTCATAGACCCCAACACTGCCGCCAACTGCTTCCTGGTCTCGGAGGACCTGTGCAGGGTGCAGTGCTGCACAGAGCAGTTCCGGCTGCCTGACAACCCCGAGCGCTTTGACATCAGCGCCGAGATGCTGGGCTCCGAGAGCTTCGGCTCCGGCCGGCACAGCTGGGAGGTGGAGGTGCGCGATAACACCTACTGGGTTATTGGAGTGGCCAAGGACTCCATCAACAGGAAGGGCAAGCATGTACTGACGCCGGCTGAGGGCTTCTGGAGCATACGGCTGCGCAATGGCGAGTACAAGGCCTGCTCCGCCCCGTGGACGCCTCTCGATGTGACCCAGGGGCCTCAGGTCATCCGTGTCCAACTGGACATGGACCGCGGAAAAGTGTCTTTCTATAAGGACCGGGAGAGGACGGCCCTCTTCACCTTCACAGACATCACGGCCTCTAGGGTGGTCCCGTACTTTTGCACAGCCTGTAAGCTCCACCCACTGAGGATCCTGCCCTCTAGGCTATCTGTTGTTCCAGAACACCACAGATCTTATTAATAAATCTACAATGGATGGTGTTGGTCTCGAGTTCTCTTCATCAACATAACAACAGCGGTTGGT
This genomic window from Paramormyrops kingsleyae isolate MSU_618 chromosome 22, PKINGS_0.4, whole genome shotgun sequence contains:
- the trim35-13 gene encoding E3 ubiquitin-protein ligase TRIM35, with the translated sequence MASRVSLQEELEDLSCPMCGDIFRDPVALSCRHHFCRACLEHHWSEGGIGSGGRDCPLCFRRSSLERLPVSATLQRACEALRRERARSDPTACSEHGEALEFFCLEELRPVCGECRVSGAHRGHRLYPVAEALQDCKAELKNALKPLKEKLSSFKTAKSTCEESEEHMKHQAQNTERQIKEHFEELHQFLRDEEMTRLELLKKEEELKSVMIREKIEDLTLEISSLSDTVRSIEQEMEAKDILFLRNYENIMKRTWGSFPEPELPSGALFDVARHLGSLKYNVWEKMMEIVHYTPVVIDPNTAANCFLVSEDLCRVQCCTEQFRLPDNPERFDISAEMLGSESFGSGRHSWEVEVRDNTYWVIGVAKDSINRKGKHVLTPAEGFWSIRLRNGEYKACSAPWTPLDVTQGPQVIRVQLDMDRGKVSFYKDRERTALFTFTDITASRVVPYFCTACKLHPLRILPSRLSVVPEHHRSY